One genomic region from Planctomycetaceae bacterium encodes:
- a CDS encoding penicillin-binding protein 2 has protein sequence MADWRIRFPGAIILLGWLLLIGRLIQIQGAQRELMNNRVQRQSHFSEVIAARPGEILDRHGHVLAMTITRDSLFAIPDAIDDPWEFAWKTSSVLNIDADQVYRKILEHSDKRFLWIRRRLSEEQRAAFLALNLPRQTWGLRREYQRQYPQGSYAAHVLGMRDIDNIGRGGLEESLHEFIRGQDGSRFMTRDARGLIMEVAADRSESPVHGQTVVSTIDLLTQIETERQLDELMAKWNPVGACAIVMEPVTGEILAMASRPAFDPNNLRQVEDSAWKNLAVSAFFEPGSTFKPFIVAWALQHNLLRKEELIDCAFGVYRMGKRILHDHHSYGDLSVEDVLVKSSNIGMAKIAERMGMDALYDATVQFGFGRRTGIEIPGELTGLLRPISQWTDYSLGSIPMGQELAVTPLQLITAHAAIANGGRLVRPRLLKHDRTSGSVSQEIALAEASAQVESSVLNGHICNWLVQNPMKQVVERGTGKSARIKGLSIFGKTGTAQKLDPETGRYSDKAWVLSFICGAPAEDPQVLVLVMVDEPRADGTQYGGTVAAPTAARILEFALQRASN, from the coding sequence ATGGCCGACTGGCGAATTCGATTTCCAGGAGCCATCATTCTTCTGGGGTGGTTATTGCTCATCGGCCGACTGATTCAGATTCAGGGAGCCCAGCGAGAACTCATGAATAACCGAGTGCAGCGCCAAAGCCACTTCTCTGAAGTGATTGCAGCCCGCCCCGGGGAAATCCTGGACCGTCATGGTCATGTCCTGGCCATGACAATCACGCGGGACAGCTTGTTTGCGATTCCCGATGCCATTGACGACCCCTGGGAGTTTGCCTGGAAAACGAGCTCTGTCCTGAACATTGATGCCGACCAGGTCTATCGAAAGATACTGGAACATTCCGACAAACGCTTTCTCTGGATTCGTCGCCGACTTTCGGAAGAGCAGCGTGCGGCATTCCTGGCTTTGAACCTGCCGAGACAAACATGGGGATTGCGTCGCGAGTATCAACGGCAGTACCCGCAGGGATCGTACGCCGCACATGTTCTTGGCATGCGGGACATCGATAACATCGGACGCGGGGGGCTGGAAGAGAGTCTGCACGAATTCATTCGCGGACAGGATGGCTCACGCTTCATGACACGAGATGCTCGCGGGCTGATCATGGAAGTCGCTGCGGATCGGTCTGAATCTCCCGTTCACGGACAGACCGTTGTTTCCACCATTGACCTGTTGACGCAGATTGAAACGGAGCGGCAACTGGATGAACTTATGGCCAAATGGAATCCCGTCGGCGCGTGTGCCATTGTGATGGAACCAGTCACAGGCGAAATTCTTGCAATGGCTTCGCGCCCGGCCTTCGACCCCAACAACCTCCGGCAGGTCGAAGATTCCGCATGGAAAAACCTCGCGGTATCCGCGTTCTTTGAACCAGGCTCCACTTTTAAACCATTCATCGTCGCCTGGGCACTACAGCACAATCTGCTTCGCAAAGAGGAACTGATCGATTGTGCTTTCGGCGTCTATCGAATGGGCAAACGAATTCTGCACGATCATCATTCCTATGGTGACCTGAGCGTCGAAGACGTGCTGGTAAAATCCAGCAATATCGGGATGGCTAAAATCGCAGAACGGATGGGAATGGACGCTCTCTATGACGCCACGGTGCAGTTTGGATTTGGTCGCCGCACCGGCATAGAAATCCCGGGAGAACTGACAGGTTTATTGCGTCCGATTTCCCAATGGACTGATTATTCGCTTGGATCCATCCCCATGGGTCAGGAACTGGCTGTTACCCCGCTGCAGCTGATTACCGCCCACGCTGCCATCGCGAATGGAGGACGACTTGTTCGACCGCGACTGCTCAAACACGACAGGACATCCGGTTCAGTCTCACAGGAAATTGCACTGGCAGAAGCATCGGCACAGGTAGAATCCAGCGTCCTGAATGGTCATATCTGCAACTGGCTCGTTCAGAACCCGATGAAACAGGTTGTCGAAAGAGGCACAGGCAAATCGGCCCGCATCAAAGGACTCAGCATTTTTGGCAAAACAGGGACAGCGCAGAAACTGGACCCAGAGACCGGCCGCTATTCAGACAAAGCCTGGGTGCTGTCTTTTATCTGCGGTGCCCCGGCGGAAGACCCCCAGGTTCTGGTACTTGTTATGGTCGACGAACCTCGTGCAGATGGAACACAATACGGTGGAACCGTAGCAGCGCCAACTGCGGCAAGGATACTGGAATTTGCGCTACAACGGGCCAGCAACTGA
- a CDS encoding PQQ-binding-like beta-propeller repeat protein produces MVPGFLSRPRFRKLLAVLLPAAVCFSVGQCEDWLRFRGPNGSGVCLDKAPVPAEWGPTKNLKWKVAVPGAGVSCPVVVGSRVFVTCYDGYGLDRREPGEQEDLTRSMVCFDRADGTVLWQKTVKAVLPEDPYSGMGVPEHGYASHTPVSDGKHIYAFFGKSGVFAWDLDGRELWHAPVGLESDPRRWGSSSSPVLSGNILIVPAGPESRAVIGFDAGTGKEIWRAESEGLGNVWGTPIEVTSDGRTDVVIGAPNEIWGLNPETGKLRWFCEAMETDQFSSSVVEADGMIYAIEGRGGGSIAVKAGGKGDVTKTHVIWSGRDSSRFGTPVVYDGRIYYFSNKVVNCMNAVTGERIFQGRLTNNIAPAASNQPEESGGPGTGRQRTRGFGGASDYASAIIADGKIFYTARNGDIYVLKATDTLQQLAVNRVTNNDEEFSATPAVSDGQLFIRSSRYLYCIAAKQE; encoded by the coding sequence ATGGTCCCTGGATTCCTTAGCAGACCACGTTTTCGAAAACTACTGGCAGTGTTATTGCCGGCCGCAGTTTGTTTTTCTGTCGGACAATGCGAAGACTGGCTTCGGTTCCGCGGCCCGAACGGTTCAGGTGTGTGCCTGGACAAAGCTCCTGTTCCGGCTGAATGGGGGCCAACAAAGAATCTCAAATGGAAGGTTGCCGTCCCCGGGGCTGGCGTCTCCTGTCCAGTGGTTGTCGGCAGCAGGGTCTTTGTCACTTGTTATGACGGTTATGGACTGGACCGCCGTGAGCCCGGCGAACAAGAAGATCTCACGCGGAGCATGGTTTGCTTCGACCGGGCAGACGGAACTGTGCTTTGGCAGAAAACGGTGAAGGCGGTCCTGCCTGAAGACCCTTATTCGGGGATGGGTGTTCCTGAGCATGGATATGCCTCGCATACGCCCGTCTCAGATGGAAAGCACATTTATGCTTTCTTCGGCAAGTCGGGTGTATTTGCCTGGGACCTGGATGGTCGGGAACTCTGGCATGCACCTGTGGGTCTCGAATCCGATCCGCGTCGCTGGGGTTCTTCGTCGAGTCCTGTTCTCTCGGGAAATATTCTGATCGTCCCGGCCGGGCCGGAATCTCGCGCGGTCATCGGATTTGATGCCGGAACGGGCAAGGAAATCTGGCGAGCTGAGTCGGAAGGGCTGGGGAATGTCTGGGGAACTCCCATTGAAGTCACTTCCGACGGCAGGACAGATGTCGTGATCGGGGCCCCCAATGAAATCTGGGGTCTGAATCCTGAAACCGGAAAACTGCGATGGTTCTGCGAAGCTATGGAAACGGATCAATTCAGTTCCAGCGTTGTTGAAGCTGACGGAATGATCTACGCAATCGAAGGTCGAGGTGGCGGTTCGATTGCCGTGAAGGCCGGGGGAAAGGGAGATGTTACAAAGACGCACGTCATTTGGAGCGGTCGTGACAGCAGCCGATTTGGTACGCCGGTGGTGTATGACGGCCGGATCTATTACTTCTCGAACAAAGTCGTGAATTGCATGAACGCGGTCACGGGAGAACGCATTTTTCAGGGGCGGCTGACAAATAACATCGCACCAGCTGCCAGCAACCAGCCTGAAGAAAGCGGCGGTCCGGGAACCGGTCGGCAACGCACCCGTGGCTTTGGTGGAGCCTCCGATTACGCGTCTGCCATCATTGCTGACGGGAAGATCTTTTACACGGCGCGAAATGGCGACATTTACGTGCTGAAGGCCACCGATACACTGCAACAACTTGCGGTGAACCGTGTCACGAACAATGACGAAGAATTCAGCGCGACGCCTGCGGTCAGCGACGGACAATTGTTTATTCGGTCCAGCAGGTACCTGTACTGCATTGCTGCGAAGCAGGAATAA
- a CDS encoding PQQ-binding-like beta-propeller repeat protein: MRCHPRLAFVIAAAFFALIPTVHSGDWPGWRGPLHNGQAPGSGYPTEWSAEKNLTWSVEVPGIGASTPAVAGDNIFLTTTVNGENLLLCYGMDSKPRWQQALGKAVDGKPGKDGTGANPSVTTDGKYVFAYFKSGDLGCCSVDGKLQWETNLQQRFGEDTLWWDLGTSPILVKDAVVVACMQTGPSYLAAFHRQDGKLLWKQDRDLGAPEEAAQSYSTPVVSVDGDAETIIVLGADHVTAHDAATGRELWRVGGLNPTQHKYFRSIAGPAVSDGIVIAPYARGDSLTAIQLGGSGDVTDSHILWMNQETSADVPTPAIANGRVFICRDLKDKRGTIDCLDLKTGKTIWSGQLDVNRNTYRSSPIVADGKLYVTRQDGTVFVLDAFADEFKVLATNSISDEHTVATPVFVDGHILIRSSQHLYCIGS; encoded by the coding sequence ATGCGTTGCCATCCCCGACTTGCTTTCGTTATCGCAGCGGCCTTCTTCGCACTCATACCAACGGTTCATTCCGGCGACTGGCCCGGGTGGCGGGGCCCCCTGCACAACGGGCAGGCACCGGGCAGCGGATATCCAACAGAATGGTCCGCTGAAAAAAACCTGACATGGTCGGTTGAAGTCCCTGGCATTGGGGCTTCCACCCCAGCCGTCGCAGGAGACAACATTTTCCTGACAACGACCGTCAACGGAGAAAACCTGCTGTTGTGTTACGGCATGGATTCAAAGCCCCGCTGGCAGCAGGCACTCGGCAAGGCTGTTGACGGTAAACCCGGGAAGGATGGCACTGGTGCCAATCCATCGGTCACCACTGATGGCAAGTACGTTTTTGCGTACTTTAAGAGCGGGGATCTTGGCTGTTGCTCCGTTGATGGCAAACTGCAGTGGGAAACCAATTTGCAGCAACGATTCGGCGAAGACACTCTCTGGTGGGACCTCGGTACTTCACCCATCCTTGTCAAAGATGCCGTAGTCGTTGCATGCATGCAGACTGGACCATCCTATCTGGCCGCATTTCATCGACAGGACGGAAAACTTCTCTGGAAGCAGGATCGAGACCTTGGCGCTCCGGAAGAAGCGGCCCAAAGTTACTCAACACCGGTTGTTTCGGTTGACGGCGACGCGGAGACGATCATCGTCCTTGGAGCGGATCATGTCACCGCCCACGACGCCGCAACTGGACGAGAGCTCTGGCGAGTCGGCGGACTTAATCCCACCCAGCACAAGTACTTTCGTTCGATCGCGGGACCAGCTGTTTCTGATGGAATCGTGATCGCGCCGTATGCTCGCGGTGACTCACTGACAGCAATTCAACTTGGTGGATCTGGTGATGTCACAGATTCGCATATCCTGTGGATGAACCAGGAGACCTCGGCAGATGTGCCAACACCTGCCATCGCAAATGGACGCGTCTTTATCTGCCGCGATCTTAAGGACAAACGGGGCACAATTGATTGCCTCGACTTAAAGACCGGCAAGACAATCTGGTCCGGCCAACTTGACGTCAACAGGAATACCTACAGATCTTCCCCGATAGTCGCAGACGGAAAACTGTACGTGACGCGTCAGGACGGAACGGTATTCGTGCTGGATGCCTTTGCTGACGAATTCAAAGTGTTGGCAACAAACTCCATCAGCGACGAACATACTGTGGCAACACCCGTGTTCGTCGACGGCCACATCCTCATCCGTTCCAGTCAGCACTTGTACTGCATTGGAAGTTGA
- a CDS encoding sugar ABC transporter ATP-binding protein: MLSVRGITKSFSAPVLQSIDLTVESGQVVALLGANGAGKSTLSRIISGLVQPDQGEMTLDGRPFRPANKAAAENAGVQIVQQELNLIPTLSVAENLFLNRLPHHFGIVSRKKLLKLSHDALQQMDMGHIAPDSPLESLGVGQRQLIEIASAISRPCRVLILDEPTAALTASESSLLFNRIRRMQQRGIAVLYISHRLDEVREIADRSVVLRDGQLIASITRQQFDADRVVRFISGEEADRPFLSTAVPLERKRAEPTLPKPVMQICNLDRPPLVRNVSLTLFSGDCLGIAGLVGSGRTELLRCIFGADVADAGSVELPDRNVRSPFRHPVAATNAGIAMVTEERRHDGLLPSLSIRANTTLGAICQLTSGAINLLPSVFRKISHTKEETAAAFMQKKLQIQCHDLQQPVSELSGGNQQKVVISRWLLRNADIFLLDEPTRGIDAAARERIYSLLNELRIAGKAIIIVSSDLSELEHVCNRIAVMSAGRIVTEFSAQPFDKEAIMKAAFDGYRNQKPNDDTRS, from the coding sequence ATGCTTTCCGTCCGGGGCATCACGAAGAGTTTTTCGGCACCTGTTCTTCAATCGATTGATCTGACGGTCGAATCCGGACAGGTTGTCGCCCTGCTGGGTGCGAATGGTGCTGGCAAGAGTACTCTCAGCCGCATCATCTCCGGACTGGTGCAGCCGGACCAGGGTGAAATGACCCTGGACGGCAGACCATTCAGGCCAGCAAACAAAGCTGCTGCAGAAAACGCCGGGGTGCAGATCGTTCAGCAGGAGCTGAACCTCATTCCAACGCTCAGCGTTGCCGAGAATCTCTTCCTGAACCGACTGCCTCATCATTTTGGAATTGTTTCTCGCAAGAAGCTGCTGAAGCTTTCCCATGATGCCCTTCAACAAATGGACATGGGCCATATTGCCCCGGACTCCCCACTGGAATCTCTTGGGGTCGGGCAGAGACAATTAATTGAGATTGCTTCCGCCATCAGTCGGCCCTGCAGGGTTCTGATTCTGGACGAGCCAACAGCCGCACTCACTGCCAGCGAATCAAGTCTGCTCTTCAATCGAATTCGCAGGATGCAACAGCGAGGAATCGCCGTGCTCTATATCAGCCACCGGCTGGATGAAGTGCGGGAAATAGCAGATCGCTCGGTAGTGCTCCGAGATGGTCAGCTAATCGCCAGTATCACTCGACAGCAATTCGATGCGGACAGAGTCGTCCGATTCATTTCGGGAGAAGAGGCCGACAGACCATTTCTGTCGACAGCGGTCCCACTCGAGCGGAAGCGTGCAGAGCCGACTTTGCCGAAACCGGTGATGCAAATCTGCAACCTTGACCGACCGCCGTTGGTTCGAAATGTCAGCCTGACACTCTTCTCCGGCGACTGTCTGGGAATTGCAGGCCTGGTAGGGTCGGGTCGAACGGAACTGCTTCGCTGCATCTTTGGAGCGGATGTTGCAGACGCAGGATCCGTCGAACTTCCGGACCGGAACGTTCGAAGCCCATTCCGCCACCCAGTAGCGGCAACGAATGCCGGGATAGCGATGGTGACCGAAGAACGCAGGCACGACGGGCTGCTGCCTTCGCTAAGTATTCGAGCTAACACGACTCTGGGAGCAATTTGCCAGCTCACCAGCGGTGCAATCAACCTTCTCCCATCTGTGTTCCGGAAGATCAGTCATACAAAAGAAGAAACTGCCGCAGCATTCATGCAGAAGAAGCTTCAGATTCAGTGCCACGATCTGCAACAACCGGTATCTGAACTCAGCGGAGGCAATCAGCAAAAAGTGGTCATCTCCAGATGGTTACTGCGAAATGCAGATATCTTTCTCCTGGACGAACCAACACGAGGGATCGACGCGGCCGCCCGAGAACGAATTTACAGCCTCCTTAACGAATTGCGAATCGCCGGAAAGGCTATCATTATTGTTTCCAGTGATCTCTCTGAACTGGAACACGTTTGTAATCGGATCGCTGTTATGTCTGCCGGAAGAATTGTAACGGAGTTCTCGGCGCAGCCCTTCGACAAAGAGGCCATCATGAAGGCGGCCTTCGACGGATATCGAAACCAAAAGCCAAATGATGACACGCGCAGCTAA
- a CDS encoding ABC transporter permease, with the protein MMTRAANYPKTLTKRLWQRFGDYAGLAAVLVLLVVIFSSQNPRFLSVKTVTSIVNQIPALTVVSVGMTLVLITGAIDLSVGSVLALASSVVGILMVNHHWSLPAAFIAAVGTGAFCGFVSGLITVGLNVPSFIVTLGILQIARGMAYLVTDSATCYVGPAVSAPTMHLPIIGISPAFLFALLVVLATQFALTRTVFGRYCIATGTNEATVRMSGIDSRPIRISCFVFSGMMAALAGFFETSRMQAADPNGAGGFELSAIAAAVIGGTSLMGGRGNVISTLFGVLIIAVLQTGLSQLGVDEGSKKVVTGIVIVLAVMIDGSRRWIGSRRRANSS; encoded by the coding sequence ATGATGACACGCGCAGCTAATTATCCGAAAACACTGACCAAGCGCCTCTGGCAAAGGTTTGGCGACTACGCCGGCCTTGCTGCAGTTCTGGTTCTGCTGGTCGTCATATTTTCCAGCCAGAATCCTCGGTTCCTGTCGGTGAAGACGGTGACTTCCATCGTCAATCAGATCCCGGCCCTGACCGTCGTGTCTGTCGGCATGACGCTTGTGTTGATCACAGGCGCGATTGATCTGTCTGTAGGTTCGGTTCTTGCGCTGGCGTCATCGGTTGTTGGCATCCTGATGGTAAACCATCACTGGAGTCTTCCGGCAGCGTTCATCGCGGCCGTGGGTACAGGTGCCTTTTGCGGATTTGTCAGCGGTCTGATTACCGTCGGCCTGAACGTCCCTTCCTTCATTGTAACGCTGGGCATTCTGCAGATTGCGCGCGGCATGGCTTACCTGGTGACCGACTCTGCCACTTGCTATGTCGGTCCAGCAGTTTCCGCTCCCACCATGCATCTGCCAATCATCGGAATCTCACCAGCATTCCTGTTCGCATTGCTCGTCGTACTCGCAACACAGTTCGCTCTGACGCGAACTGTGTTCGGACGCTACTGCATTGCTACAGGCACCAACGAAGCGACGGTTCGTATGAGCGGCATTGATAGTCGCCCGATACGAATCAGCTGTTTTGTGTTTTCCGGCATGATGGCAGCCCTGGCGGGATTCTTCGAAACATCTCGCATGCAGGCCGCGGATCCCAACGGTGCAGGAGGCTTCGAACTTTCCGCAATTGCCGCTGCAGTCATCGGCGGGACCAGCCTGATGGGCGGAAGAGGCAACGTCATCAGTACGCTGTTTGGTGTACTGATTATTGCCGTGCTGCAAACCGGCCTCAGTCAACTGGGTGTTGACGAGGGCTCGAAGAAGGTGGTCACAGGGATCGTCATCGTTCTGGCCGTGATGATCGACGGATCAAGAAGGTGGATCGGATCACGTCGACGCGCCAACAGTTCTTAA
- a CDS encoding carbon storage regulator produces MLVLSRKKGESIQIADNISITVTEVKGGRVRLSIEAPRSVRILRGELTDSLPEVTEFVDVDLSSILNLPR; encoded by the coding sequence ATGCTTGTCCTAAGTCGAAAAAAAGGTGAATCCATTCAAATAGCTGATAACATCAGCATCACCGTGACTGAGGTGAAGGGCGGACGCGTTCGATTGTCCATCGAAGCGCCGCGGTCAGTGCGAATACTTCGGGGGGAGCTCACCGACAGCCTTCCTGAGGTGACTGAATTCGTCGACGTTGATTTGTCATCGATTTTGAATTTGCCACGATGA
- the holB gene encoding DNA polymerase III subunit delta', with amino-acid sequence MIHQWPDLKGHHEQRELFRRSIARGRLSHAYVFAGPGGIGKRQFARLLAKSLFCREHPNEDVEACGECRACRGFEAGTWPDFLEITRPAGKSQIPIDLLIGSPEKRGREGMCYELSMAPQASDRRVAIIDDVQTLGVEGANALLKTLEEPAAHALMILVVDNPDSLLPTIRSRCQIIRFFPLPESDIASIVLSEQWVENPDDAAIVASMADGSLSTAQQLLNPELRKLRDALHEQLSRLEKMQPLVIAHQLADELDKLSATGDEERRNAKWLLHFVADFLQHRLRQLATGDLSDPLTQRFGVRYGVDLLGPLLGRTIQATHQIEANSPVRLVLEALFDDFARQLRLGPFSAR; translated from the coding sequence ATGATTCATCAATGGCCGGATCTCAAAGGGCATCATGAACAGCGAGAGCTGTTTCGCCGTTCGATTGCGCGCGGGCGTTTGTCACACGCCTACGTATTCGCAGGGCCAGGCGGGATTGGCAAGCGACAGTTCGCCCGCTTGCTGGCCAAGTCGCTGTTCTGTCGGGAGCACCCGAATGAAGACGTCGAAGCATGCGGTGAGTGCAGAGCGTGTCGAGGATTTGAGGCTGGCACGTGGCCCGATTTTCTGGAGATCACCCGCCCCGCCGGTAAGAGCCAGATTCCGATCGATCTGTTAATTGGTTCCCCGGAGAAACGTGGTCGCGAAGGGATGTGCTATGAATTATCGATGGCACCGCAGGCGTCAGACCGACGAGTCGCAATTATTGATGATGTTCAGACACTGGGGGTCGAAGGGGCCAATGCTCTGCTGAAGACGCTGGAAGAGCCAGCTGCACACGCTTTGATGATTCTGGTCGTCGATAATCCGGATTCATTGCTGCCTACAATCCGCTCTCGGTGTCAGATCATTCGATTTTTTCCTCTGCCAGAGTCTGACATTGCTTCCATCGTCCTGTCTGAGCAATGGGTTGAGAATCCCGATGATGCGGCGATCGTCGCTTCCATGGCTGACGGAAGCCTGAGCACCGCCCAGCAGCTTTTGAATCCGGAACTCCGGAAGCTGCGGGATGCCCTGCACGAACAATTGTCCCGCCTGGAAAAAATGCAGCCTCTCGTGATCGCCCATCAACTTGCAGACGAACTTGATAAATTGTCCGCAACAGGTGATGAGGAACGCCGCAATGCAAAGTGGCTGCTTCACTTCGTAGCCGATTTTCTGCAGCACCGGCTGCGGCAACTGGCAACCGGAGATCTGTCTGACCCGCTAACTCAGCGATTTGGCGTTCGATACGGTGTCGATCTCCTGGGGCCACTGCTTGGTCGTACCATCCAGGCTACTCACCAAATCGAAGCGAATTCGCCAGTACGGCTGGTGCTGGAAGCGTTATTCGATGATTTTGCGCGTCAGTTGCGTTTGGGCCCGTTTTCTGCCCGCTGA
- the trpE gene encoding anthranilate synthase component I: MSRTSNPSEDDFALYAKKARFVPVYRQLTADTLTPVTAYARMAQGKWAFLFESVVGGEKIGRYSFVGSQPFLTVTAIGQTMFVETQDGGSREFKSQDPLHDLDVLIADYKSVAVPGLPVFSGGAVGFAGYDVIRYTEHLPNVPKDDRQLPDLCFAFYDQMVVFDHIRKAVLVVALADTASGDLPSARALAESKLDSMCERLASRSDGISLQDINLASDPAPTIQSNFTQDGFHAAVESCREYIRAGDIFQVVISQRLAHQSDASPLDVYRALRMVNPSPFMFLLNTPDVDLVGSSPEIMVRVENGKTTIRPLAGTRKRGSTEGEDEALAAELLADPKERAEHVMLIDLARNDVGRVAESGSVHLTDVMVVERYSHVMHITSNVYGQLRHGLTAIEALRAGLPAGTVSGAPKVRAMEIIDEVEPHKRGPYGGAVGYIDFTGSMDTCIALRTLVMKDGVIYIQAGAGIVADSIPEMEYQETLNKARAMLKAIHIAETQLHRK; the protein is encoded by the coding sequence ATGTCGCGCACCTCTAATCCCTCGGAGGATGATTTTGCTCTGTATGCGAAGAAAGCTCGCTTTGTTCCCGTCTATCGCCAGCTGACAGCAGACACACTGACGCCGGTGACTGCCTATGCAAGAATGGCACAGGGAAAGTGGGCTTTCCTGTTCGAAAGCGTTGTCGGTGGTGAAAAGATTGGTCGCTACAGCTTCGTCGGTAGTCAGCCGTTTCTGACCGTGACGGCGATCGGACAGACGATGTTCGTCGAAACGCAGGATGGAGGGAGCCGCGAGTTCAAATCGCAGGACCCGTTGCATGATCTCGATGTGTTAATTGCGGATTACAAGTCTGTGGCCGTTCCGGGGTTGCCGGTATTCAGCGGTGGAGCAGTTGGCTTCGCCGGGTACGACGTGATTCGCTATACCGAACATCTGCCGAACGTGCCAAAAGACGACCGGCAACTTCCTGATTTGTGCTTTGCGTTTTACGATCAGATGGTGGTGTTTGATCACATTCGAAAAGCTGTTCTGGTTGTTGCTCTGGCAGACACGGCATCAGGGGATTTGCCGTCCGCTCGAGCCCTTGCAGAATCCAAACTGGATTCGATGTGCGAGAGACTTGCTTCCCGATCGGATGGCATTTCTCTGCAGGACATCAATTTGGCGTCCGATCCGGCTCCGACGATTCAGTCGAATTTTACTCAGGATGGATTTCACGCTGCTGTGGAATCGTGCCGGGAATATATTCGGGCTGGTGATATTTTTCAGGTGGTGATTAGCCAGCGACTTGCGCATCAGAGCGACGCCAGCCCTCTGGATGTCTACCGCGCGCTGAGAATGGTAAATCCCAGTCCGTTTATGTTCCTGCTGAACACCCCGGATGTGGATCTGGTTGGGAGTTCACCGGAAATCATGGTGCGAGTAGAAAATGGAAAGACGACGATCCGGCCGCTGGCTGGAACTCGAAAACGTGGTTCGACCGAGGGCGAAGACGAGGCTCTGGCAGCAGAATTACTGGCCGATCCGAAAGAACGGGCGGAACACGTGATGCTGATTGACCTTGCGCGAAATGATGTTGGTCGCGTCGCTGAATCAGGTTCCGTCCATTTGACTGACGTCATGGTTGTCGAGCGATACAGTCATGTCATGCATATTACGTCCAATGTCTATGGTCAGTTGCGTCACGGGTTGACGGCGATCGAAGCGCTTCGCGCCGGATTACCAGCAGGGACCGTATCCGGAGCCCCGAAAGTTCGCGCGATGGAGATCATCGATGAAGTAGAACCGCACAAACGCGGTCCTTACGGAGGTGCCGTGGGATACATCGATTTTACGGGCAGCATGGACACGTGCATCGCCTTGAGGACGCTCGTGATGAAAGACGGCGTCATCTATATTCAGGCAGGCGCGGGAATCGTTGCCGACAGCATTCCGGAGATGGAGTATCAGGAAACCCTGAACAAGGCGAGAGCCATGTTGAAGGCAATTCATATCGCAGAAACTCAGCTCCATCGGAAGTAG